One Armatimonadota bacterium genomic window carries:
- a CDS encoding LemA family protein — protein MVALILIIVILLVILFGCIGIYNSLVALRRDCDNALSQIDVQLKRRYDLIPNLVETVKGYMKFESETLEKVIQARNLALGAKSVGEKSAADAQVTTALNGFFAVAESYPDLKSSANMLSLQEELKTTENKVSFARQYYNDVVTRLNTKIEQFPSSIFAGMGGFKAKELFELDEPEARQAVKVQF, from the coding sequence ATGGTTGCGCTGATCCTCATCATTGTCATTCTTCTCGTCATCCTCTTCGGATGTATCGGAATCTATAACAGCCTCGTCGCCCTGCGGCGCGACTGCGACAATGCCCTCAGTCAGATCGACGTTCAGCTAAAGCGTCGCTACGACCTCATTCCGAACCTCGTCGAGACCGTCAAAGGCTACATGAAGTTCGAGTCCGAGACGCTCGAAAAGGTCATCCAGGCCCGCAACCTCGCCCTCGGCGCAAAGTCAGTGGGCGAAAAGTCCGCCGCCGACGCCCAGGTCACCACTGCTCTCAACGGCTTCTTTGCCGTCGCTGAGTCCTACCCCGACCTCAAGTCCAGCGCCAATATGCTCTCGCTCCAAGAAGAGCTGAAGACCACGGAGAACAAGGTGTCCTTCGCCCGCCAATATTACAATGACGTGGTCACCCGTCTTAACACAAAAATCGAGCAGTTCCCGTCCTCGATCTTTGCTGGAATGGGAGGCTTCAAAGCCAAGGAACTCTTCGAACTCGATGAGCCTGAAGCTAGGCAGGCCGTCAAGGTCCAATTCTAA
- a CDS encoding shikimate dehydrogenase — MHRFAFVIHPIKPKDAARKYPIAKYMPDWLIEKFYGRKKPFIGSYVKGVESKTGAKTEGLFIICPLTPDMMLHKLPLDAVYEKLIYCSELAKSEGAEIMGLGAFTSVVGDGGVTVAKNSPIAITTGNSYTIATAIQGALKACDIIGVRPESSVLAVVGATGSIGRTCARMLSPHFSRSIVVGRDPERTQAVADECARAEASVDVASIKAADLVITVTSAGADLIFPEHLKPGAIICDVARPRDVSVKVAKERPDVLVIEGGVVAVPGNVDFGMSFGFPPKTAYACMSETMMLALEGKIENFTLGKDVSVEQVEETIRLADKHGFELAGFRSFERAVEEEAFERARTALMGRGLGVGA; from the coding sequence GTGCATCGATTTGCGTTCGTCATCCATCCTATCAAGCCCAAGGACGCGGCGCGGAAGTACCCGATTGCCAAGTACATGCCCGACTGGCTGATCGAGAAGTTCTACGGTCGGAAGAAGCCTTTCATCGGTTCGTACGTGAAGGGCGTCGAGAGCAAGACGGGCGCGAAGACGGAGGGGCTGTTCATCATTTGTCCTTTGACACCGGACATGATGCTTCATAAGTTGCCGCTGGATGCGGTGTACGAGAAGCTGATCTATTGTTCCGAACTGGCGAAGTCCGAGGGAGCCGAGATTATGGGTCTCGGGGCGTTCACGAGCGTGGTGGGAGACGGCGGCGTCACCGTGGCGAAGAATTCGCCGATTGCGATTACGACGGGGAACAGCTATACGATCGCGACGGCGATCCAGGGGGCTTTGAAGGCCTGCGACATCATCGGGGTTCGACCAGAGTCGTCGGTTCTGGCGGTCGTTGGTGCGACAGGTTCGATTGGTCGGACGTGCGCGCGGATGCTTTCGCCGCATTTTTCGCGGTCGATAGTGGTCGGGCGCGATCCTGAGCGAACTCAGGCGGTGGCTGACGAGTGCGCGAGGGCAGAGGCGTCGGTCGACGTGGCTTCGATCAAAGCGGCGGATTTGGTGATCACCGTAACATCAGCGGGAGCCGATTTGATCTTTCCTGAGCATTTGAAGCCGGGAGCGATCATTTGCGACGTGGCCCGGCCCAGAGACGTATCGGTGAAGGTGGCGAAGGAACGGCCGGATGTGCTGGTGATCGAAGGCGGCGTGGTGGCGGTGCCCGGCAACGTAGATTTTGGAATGAGCTTCGGTTTTCCGCCGAAGACGGCTTATGCGTGCATGAGCGAGACGATGATGCTGGCGCTGGAAGGGAAGATCGAGAACTTTACGCTGGGCAAGGACGTGTCGGTCGAGCAGGTCGAGGAGACGATTCGACTGGCGGACAAGCATGGTTTTGAACTTGCGGGCTTCCGGTCGTTTGAGCGAGCGGTTGAGGAAGAGGCTTTTGAGCGGGCTCGGACGGCGCTGATGGGGCGCGGCCTTGGGGTAGGAGCTTAG
- a CDS encoding quinate 5-dehydrogenase — MKTVVSVSLGTSKRDKKETVELLGDTYQLERRGTDGDMKRFGELFLELDGKVDALGVGGADIYLVVEDRKYAFREILNLVKGVKKTPVVDGGGLKHTLERETIKALQASGEIDFSKSKVLLVSAVDRFGMAQALHESGASVVYGDFLFGIGMPIPIRTYSGVKTLGKLLLPIITKLPFKWFYPTGEKQETRTPKYPKYFLEADIICGDWHYIRKFMPDQLEGKTIITQTLRKADLKFLQEAKVAAAITTTPVINGETFATNVMEGVIVAHLGRRPEDIKPEEYLEVLAKLGWKPNRIDLSQA, encoded by the coding sequence ATGAAAACCGTCGTATCCGTCAGTTTGGGAACGAGCAAGCGGGACAAGAAAGAGACCGTCGAACTGCTCGGCGATACGTATCAGTTGGAGCGCCGCGGAACCGATGGCGACATGAAGCGCTTTGGCGAGTTGTTCCTGGAATTGGACGGCAAGGTGGATGCGTTGGGTGTCGGAGGGGCAGATATCTACCTGGTGGTCGAGGACCGCAAGTACGCCTTTCGTGAGATTTTGAACCTGGTGAAGGGCGTGAAGAAGACGCCGGTGGTAGATGGTGGCGGTTTGAAGCATACGCTGGAGCGCGAGACGATAAAGGCTCTTCAGGCGAGCGGGGAAATCGACTTTTCGAAGTCGAAAGTTCTGCTCGTGAGTGCGGTGGACCGATTTGGCATGGCGCAGGCTCTGCACGAGAGCGGCGCTTCGGTGGTTTACGGCGACTTTTTGTTCGGAATCGGGATGCCGATCCCAATTCGAACGTACAGTGGGGTCAAGACGCTCGGCAAATTGCTCCTGCCAATCATTACAAAGTTGCCGTTTAAGTGGTTCTATCCGACGGGCGAGAAGCAAGAGACGCGCACACCAAAGTATCCGAAGTACTTTTTGGAAGCCGACATCATCTGCGGCGACTGGCACTACATCCGAAAGTTTATGCCGGACCAGTTGGAAGGCAAGACGATCATCACGCAGACCCTGCGCAAGGCGGATTTGAAGTTTTTGCAGGAGGCGAAGGTGGCGGCGGCGATCACCACGACGCCGGTGATCAACGGCGAGACTTTCGCGACGAACGTGATGGAAGGCGTGATTGTCGCTCACCTGGGGCGGCGGCCCGAGGACATCAAGCCGGAGGAATACCTCGAAGTTCTGGCGAAATTGGGCTGGAAGCCGAATCGGATCGACCTGAGTCAGGCGTAA